The Streptomyces laurentii region GTGAGGAGGGTGATGATGCGGTCCGCTTCTCCCAGTTTCTGGGTGCGCAGCACGATGCCGTCGTCGCGGAACAGACTCATGCGCCCATTCTCGCGCATGCGCCCGGCGCTCCCGGCCGGGGCCGGGGGGCAGCGCGGGAGCCCCGGACGGGCGGGGCAGGACCGGGGCCGCGGATACGAGCCCCGTACCCCTCAGACGGGGGAGACGGCGGCCGGGGCTATGGCGGAGCCCCCGAAGACCACCGCGTTGCGCGCATAGGTCTGGGCGCGCGCCCAGCGGGGGAAGGCGGACTCGGCGGCCTGGAGGAAGGGAGCGACCCGGACGCGGGCGAGTTCCGGGTCGCCCTTGCGGCGGAAGGCGGCCTCCACGGACTTCACCGCGGTGAGGTCGCTGTACACGATCACCCCGTTCATCAGCAGGACCGCAGAGGAGAAGACCCAGGTCAGCGCCTGGGCCAGGTCGGCGCCGGCGAAGTTCAGCGCGGCGGTGACGGCCATCACCGCGGCGACGGCCACCGGAGCGGCGGTCTCGTGGCCCCCGGCGTCGAACCGGAGCCGGTTCTCCTCCAGGACCTCCAGGCGGACGTCCTGCCCGCGCAGCTCGGCGACGGCGGCGGCCTTCGCGGCGGGACCGAAGCGGTGGCGGACCACCGGGATGCTGACGAAGGCGGCGGCGACGAGCAGCTGACCGGCCGCGGTGAGGGCACTCATGGGACTCCCCTTCGATCGACTTGCACTAAGTTCAAGCGGCTGATGAAGAAGACGGTAGACCACGACTTGAACACCGTGCAAGCCCTTTCTTGAACTTTGTGCAAGCCGCCGCGACTGCGTACGGTGAGGCCATGCCGCGCGACACGCTCACCCGCCACCAGATCGTCAGCACCGCCGTCGAACTCCTGGACGCCGACGGCCTCGAAGGTCTCAACATGCGCGCCCTCGGCAAACGGCTCGACTCCGCCGCCACCGCCGTCTACTGGCACGTGAAGAACAAGGACAACCTCGTCCTCCTCGCCACCGACCAGGTGTGGGGCGAGCTGAAGCTCCCCGACCCGGACACCGCCGGCTGGCGCGCCGCGGCCTCCGCCATGGCCACGGACCTGTACGAGATGTTCGTCCGGCACCCCTGGCTGGTGCAGGTCCTCGCCGCGCACCTCGTCTACGGCGAGGGCAAGGCCCGCCACGACGACCACAGCCTGGCCGTCTACGAGGCCGCCGGCTTCACCGGCACCCAGGCCGACCGGGCGGCGGCCACCGTCTTCACGTACGTCCTCGGCAACGCGGCCGGCGTCGCCGCGACCGCCTCGCTCACCCGCCGGCACGGCGAGGACCGCACCGCCGTCGAGGAGCAGCTCGAAGAGACCCTGGCCAAGGCCCGCGAGATCGCCCTGCGCTACCCGCGCCTGCGCACCCGCCTGGAGAACCAGGCCGCGGCCGAGTACGCCGCCGCCCCCGACCGGACCTTCGAGTTCGGCCTCCGCGCCCTGCTCGACGGCCTGGAGCAGGAACTCGTATAGGGACAGGCCCCGTCGGGCCCGGAGCGGATCCACAGCCCCGCGTCACCACGTCACCGCCGGACGGCTCCCGGTCCGCCCCTCCCTAACCCCCTCGACAGCAACACGAAAGGCCCGACTCCCGCCATGGTGTATCGGCGTACGGAACGCACGGAGCGGCACGCCCGGACGAAGGAGGAGGCCTTCGTGCGCGCCGCGCACGAGCTGGTGGCCCACGAGGGTTTCGCCGGGGCGAAGGTGGCCGCGGTGGCCGGGGCCTGCGGGGTCAGCGCGGGCTCGCTCTACTCGTACTTCGGAAGCAGGGACGAGCTCCTCGCGCGGGTCTTCCGGCGTGCCGCCGGACGTGAACTGGCCGCCGTACGCGCGGCGGTGGACGCCGCACCCGCCCGCCCCGAGGCCCGGCTCGAAGCGTTCGCCGACACCTTCACGGTGCGCGCCCTGCGCGGCCGGAGGCTGGCGTGGGCCCTGCTCTTCGAGCCGGTCTCACCGGTGGTGGAACGGGAACGGCTGCTGTACCGGCGGGAGTACGCGCAGGTGTGCGAGGGTGTCATCCGTGACGGCGTCGCGGTCGGACGGTTCGCCCGGCAGAATCCGGCGGTCGCGGCCGGTGCCGTCATCGGCGCCATCTCCGAGGCGCTGGTCGGCCGGCTCTCGCCGGAGGTCGCACGGCGGGCGGAGGTGCCGGACGAGCAACTGGTCGACGAGATCCGCGACTTCTGCCTGCGCGCCCTCGGCCGCGTACCCGCCTGAGCCCCGCCCCTCTCCCCCACCCCCTCGCCCCGCCTTCCCGGCCTCCCCACCGCGCACTCCCGCCGATTCATTGCCTCGCCCCCGCCCCCTCCGTACCATGAATTGAACGTGGATTCAGAGCTTGACCTGCGACGGGGGCACCATGCGTCAGAGTGAACAAGTAGCCATGATCAAGCGCCTTCTCGCGCTGCGCGAGACGCGCCGCGACGAGAAGATGCTCGACGAGGTCGTCACGATTCCGGTCACCAAGTACACGGACGAGACCCTCCTCCAGCGGGAGATCGACTCGGCCTTCTCCCACTACCCGCTGATCGCCGGCCACTCCTCGGCGCTCGGCGAGCCCGGGGCGTATCTCACCAGCGACTGGGACCGGTTTCCGTACATCGTCGTCCGGGGCGAGGACGGCCGGGTCCGCGCCTTCTACAACCAGTGCCGCCACCGCGGCGCCCGCCTCGCCGACCAGCCGTCGGGGACCGTGCAGAACTTCATCTGCCCTTTCCACGGCTGGGTCTACGGCCTCGACGGCGCCCTGAAGGGCATCACCCGGTCGCATGACTTCCCCGGCGTCAAGACCTGCGACTACGGCCTGGTGGAGCTGCCCGCCACGGAGTCCGGCGGCCTCATATGGGTCGGCCGCACACCCGGCGAGGAGCTCGACATCCCCGGCTTCCTCGGGACGTTCCACGACGACCTGGTGAACTTCGACGTGGCCTCCCTCGTCCGGTACAAGAAGACCAAGGTGGTCAAGGAAGCCAACTGGAAGCTGCTGATCAAGACGTACCTGGAGGGCTACCACGTCCCGTATCTGCACCGGGACACCCTCGCCTTCGCCTTCAAGAAGGGCGTGATCGCGCACGACGAGGACGGGCCGCACATCCGGCTGTCCGCGGCACGCACCAACATCGGCGAGATCACCCTCAAGGCGGAGGAGGAGTGGCGCATCCTGGACTACGCCTCGGTGTACTACACGCTCTTCCCCAACACCTTCTTCATCCTGCATCCCGACTACGTGTCCATCAACACGTTCTGGCCGCTGGCACCGGATCGCACGGTCTGGACCCACGAAATGCTCTACCGTGACGGCGACTTCCCCGGATCCAAGGGGCAGAGCGCGCTCGCCAAGCGCTTCGAGTTCACCAACGACACGGTCTTCGACCAGGAGGACTTCGCCATCGCCGAGAACGTGCAGCGGAGCCTCCTCCACGGCGGCAGCGACCACCACGTCCTGGGGCTGGCGGAGGGACTGCTCGCGATGTTCCAGAACACCATCGACGAGCGCCTCACCGACCCGGACGCGGACACCCCCACGGCCCCCACGACCCCGTCACCCCCACGGCCCCGTGACTCCCCCATCACCGGAACCCGCGCCCCCACCACCCCCACCACGAACGACAGGACGGCACTCATGACCACGGACCTCACCGGTTTCGCCCACGGCATCTTCAAGGCCCAGCCGTTCAGCGTGTTCCTGGGCGCCGAACTCACCTCCGTGGGGCCCGACTCGGCCGAGATCCGCATCGCCAACCGGCCCGAGATCCAGCAGCAGCACGGCTTCGTCCACGGCGGCGTGCTCAGCTACCTGGCCGACAACGCGCTGACCTTCGCCGGCGGCCTCGCCCTCGGCGGCGACGCGCTCACCGCCGAGTACAAGATCAATTACGTACGTCCCGCGGTGGGCGAGGTCGTCATCGCCCGCGCCAAGGCGACCGCCACGACCCGCCGCCAGGCCGTCTGCCAGTGCGAGATCCACGTCGTCTCGGAGCAGGGCGAGGAGCGCCTGGTCGCCGTCGCGCAGGGCACGATCGTCAGCGCGGGCAAGCAGCAGGACTGAGCGCGGGACCAGCCGACGGAACGGCCCGTGGCGCGCCGACAACGCATCACGGGCCAGCCGTCAGCACCCGCTCGCGCAGGACGTGCTTCTGCACCTTCCCGGAGGGCGTACGCGGCAGCGCCGCGACCGTCACCAGGTCCCGGGGGATCTTGTACTTCGCCAGCCGGCCGGCCAGGAAGTCGCGCAACTCCTCGACCGTCACCGCCGATTCGGCCTCCACCACGGCGACGACGGTCTCGCCCCAGTCCCGGTGCGGCCGCCCGACGACGGCGGCGTCCCGGATCGCCGGGTGCTGCAGGATCGCCTCCTCGACCTCGGGCGCGTAGACATTCTCCCCGCCGGTGATGACGACGTCCTTGCTCCGGCCGACGATGAACAGATAGCCGTCCTCGTCCACCCGCGCGAGATCCCCGGACTTGTACCAGTCGCCCTCGAAGGCGCGCTCCGTCGCCTCCGGATCGTCGAGGTAGCCCAGCATGCGGGTGCCCGACCGCAGCCACAGCTCGCCGATCTCGCCGGCCCCGGCGTCCCGGCCGTCGTCCCCGACCACGCGGATGTCCACGCCCGGCATGCCGCCCGCCCCGATCGACCCGGCCTTGACGAGCTGCTCGTGGGGGTGCAGGACGGAGCCCACCGGCCCCATCTCGCTCATCCCGTACACCTGGCAGAAGCGGTCCTCGCCGTACACCGCCTCCAGTGCCCGTACGGTCTCGGCGCCCAGCGGCGCGCCGCCGTACGCCCACAGCCGCACGTCCGACAAGCCGAATCCGGACAGGTCCACACCTGCCGTGGGCAGGGTCTTCAGCGGGGCGAGGTACGCGATGGGGGCGCCGAAGAAGGCCGTGACGCGGTGCGCGCGCACGGCTTCGAGGAAGCGGAGGGGGTGGTACTCCTTCAGCAGGACGACGGTGCCGCCCAGGAAGATCATCGACAGGAACCAGTTGTTCAGGGGCGAGGCGTGCCAGATCGGCATGGCCATCAGGAACCGGTCCTCGCGCCGCAGTCCGGCGGCGGCCGTGGTGTAGGCGGGCACGGCGGACAGTCCGCGGTGCGAGTGCAGACAGCCCTTGGGCGCGCCGGTCGTACCGGAGGTGTAGAGCACCTGCGCGACGGCGTCGGGGCCGACCTCCACCCCGTCCCATTCGGGTGCCTCGGCGACCAGCCGGTCGAACTCCCCGCCGCCGGTGTCGTCCGTGGTGAGCACGTCGACCTCGGGGGCGCCTTCCCGCATCCGGCCGGCCAGGTCGTCCGCGACGACGGCGACCCGCAGCTTCGCGTGGCCCGCGAGGTACGCCAGTTCGGGCGCGGTCAGTTTGTGGTTGACCGGTACGAGCGCCGCCCCGGCCCGCCAGATCCCAAACGCCGCCACGGCGAAGGCGGGGGTGTTGTACGTCATCACGCCCACCCGGTCCCCCGGCCGCACCCCGCGCTCGCGCAGCACGGCGGCGGCCCGCTTCGAGGCGGCGAGCAGCTCGGCGTACGTCATCGACCCCAGGTCGGACACGAGGGCCGGCTTGTCGCCGCAACCGCGGGCCGAGGCCTCCAGCATCCACGTCAGGTTCACCGCAGGGTCCTCCGCATCATCGTGGGGGCTGCCACCACGCCGAGGATTCCTCGGCGTGGCGAGAATTGAATCATCGTTCAATACCCTGCGGAAGCTTCAACTGCCGTTGCGACGAGGGGAAATACGGCTGGTGCGGCTGGTGCGGCAAATCCTCGTCCCGCCACCGCGACGGCCGCGTCAGGGCCGGTACACGCACTCCGCGATCGTCGCGTGCTTCTTCCAGCCCAGCGTCTCGTACAGCGCGCGGCCGGGGTCCGTCGCACCGAGTACGCCCGTGCCCGCGCCCCGGGCCACGGCCTCGTCGGCGAGCGTACGCATCACGAGACCGCCCAGACCGCGCCGTCGGTGGGCCTCGTCGGTCACCACCCGGTCCATCACCGCGGTCTCACCGAGGAGCGCCGCCTGCCCCTGGGCCGCGGGCCGGCCGGCGGCGTCCGACACCCGAGCGTGGATGACACCTTCGAGGTACTCGACGGTCACGCCGTATCCCTCGGGCGGGCGGAGTGCCGTGACCGTCAGGTCGGCGGCCATCAGATGGCCGGTCTCCTCCCAGGCCACCACCCATCCCGGAGACAGCCAGGGCTCGACGCCCCCGGGTTCGGCGGGCATCTTCATCCAGGTCCGCGGGACCGTCACGGCGGCGGCCGCGTCGCGGACCAGCGATTCCCCGGTCACCGGGAGGACATGGCGGCCGACCTCGGCGGGGTTGCCGGCCACCTCGATGTAATAGCCCCACGGCTGCGCGACCGGCGGCGGCGTCCGCCGCGACACCGCCCAGCCCGCCACCCACGTCTCCATCATGTCCGCCGGCATCGCGCCCTCCCGTCGCCGGGGCCGCGCACGCGACCCGCGTCATACCCACAATGCGGCCGCACACGTTACGTGCCGCGCACGCGTAAGGCACCCAGATATTGGGAGGGTCTTACAGGAAGGCCGAATCTCGCCGTCGGGCGGCCGAGGACCCGGGTCGAGGGCTCAGACCGAAAACTCAAGCCGAGGACTCAGGCCGAGAACTCAGGCAGCGCCCTTGCGGCCGGCGCCGAGCGCGACGGACGCCTTGTGGTTGACCTTGAGCAGGGCCGGGACGAGGAAGTAGACGACGGCCGGGACGACGACCGCCGTCATGACCAGCGTGCGCAGGGCCAGCGGCAGGTCGGCGGTGTACGGCCCCAGGATC contains the following coding sequences:
- a CDS encoding hypothetical protein (identified by MetaGeneAnnotator; putative;~sequence version:1); the encoded protein is MRSASPSFWVRSTMPSSRNRLMRPFSRMRPALPAGAGGQRGSPGRAGQDRGRGYEPRTPQTGETAAGAMAEPPKTTALRA
- a CDS encoding hypothetical protein (identified by MetaGeneAnnotator; putative;~sequence version:1), producing the protein MVRHRFGPAAKAAAVAELRGQDVRLEVLEENRLRFDAGGHETAAPVAVAAVMAVTAALNFAGADLAQALTWVFSSAVLLMNGVIVYSDLTAVKSVEAAFRRKGDPELARVRVAPFLQAAESAFPRWARAQTYARNAVVFGGSAIAPAAVSPV
- a CDS encoding hypothetical protein (identified by MetaGeneAnnotator; putative;~sequence version:1), which translates into the protein MAPGVEPEPVLLQDLQADVLPAQLGDGGGLRGGTEAVADHRDADEGGGDEQLTGRGEGTHGTPLRSTCTKFKRLMKKTVDHDLNTVQALS
- a CDS encoding tetR family transcriptional regulator (Bacterial regulatory proteins, tetR family; pfam00440;~KEGG: psb:Psyr_2378 transcriptional repressor TetR;~TetR family transcriptional regulator [Streptosporangium roseum DSM43021];~Tetracyclin repressor, C-terminal all-alpha domain; pfam02909;~identified by MetaGeneAnnotator; putative;~tetracycline repressor protein TetR; Provisional) gives rise to the protein MPRDTLTRHQIVSTAVELLDADGLEGLNMRALGKRLDSAATAVYWHVKNKDNLVLLATDQVWGELKLPDPDTAGWRAAASAMATDLYEMFVRHPWLVQVLAAHLVYGEGKARHDDHSLAVYEAAGFTGTQADRAAATVFTYVLGNAAGVAATASLTRRHGEDRTAVEEQLEETLAKAREIALRYPRLRTRLENQAAAEYAAAPDRTFEFGLRALLDGLEQELV
- a CDS encoding tetR family transcriptional regulator (identified by MetaGeneAnnotator; putative;~sequence version:1), with product MVYRRTERTERHARTKEEAFVRAAHELVAHEGFAGAKVAAVAGACGVSAGSLYSYFGSRDELLARVFRRAAGRELAAVRAAVDAAPARPEARLEAFADTFTVRALRGRRLAWALLFEPVSPVVERERLLYRREYAQVCEGVIRDGVAVGRFARQNPAVAAGAVIGAISEALVGRLSPEVARRAEVPDEQLVDEIRDFCLRALGRVPA
- a CDS encoding rieske (2Fe-2S) domain-containing protein (PFAM: Rieske [2Fe-2S] domain protein; KEGG: pla:Plav_1773 Rieske (2Fe-2S) domain- containing protein;~Phenylpropionate dioxygenase and related ring-hydroxylating dioxygenases, large terminal subunit [Inorganicion transportand metabolism / General function prediction only]; COG4638;~Rieske (2Fe-2S) domain-containing protein [Stackebrandtia nassauensis DSM44728];~Rieske non-heme iron oxygenase (RO) family, N-terminal Rieske domain of the oxygenase alpha subunit; The RO family comprise a large class of aromatic ring-hydroxylating dioxygenases found predominantly in microorganisms. These enzymes enable...; cd03469;~START/RHO_alpha_C/PITP/Bet_v1/CoxG/CalC (SRPBCC) ligand-binding domain superfamily; cl14643;~[2Fe-2S] cluster binding site [ion binding];~hydrophobic ligand binding site;~identified by MetaGeneAnnotator; putative); this encodes MIKRLLALRETRRDEKMLDEVVTIPVTKYTDETLLQREIDSAFSHYPLIAGHSSALGEPGAYLTSDWDRFPYIVVRGEDGRVRAFYNQCRHRGARLADQPSGTVQNFICPFHGWVYGLDGALKGITRSHDFPGVKTCDYGLVELPATESGGLIWVGRTPGEELDIPGFLGTFHDDLVNFDVASLVRYKKTKVVKEANWKLLIKTYLEGYHVPYLHRDTLAFAFKKGVIAHDEDGPHIRLSAARTNIGEITLKAEEEWRILDYASVYYTLFPNTFFILHPDYVSINTFWPLAPDRTVWTHEMLYRDGDFPGSKGQSALAKRFEFTNDTVFDQEDFAIAENVQRSLLHGGSDHHVLGLAEGLLAMFQNTIDERLTDPDADTPTAPTTPSPPRPRDSPITGTRAPTTPTTNDRTALMTTDLTGFAHGIFKAQPFSVFLGAELTSVGPDSAEIRIANRPEIQQQHGFVHGGVLSYLADNALTFAGGLALGGDALTAEYKINYVRPAVGEVVIARAKATATTRRQAVCQCEIHVVSEQGEERLVAVAQGTIVSAGKQQD
- a CDS encoding AMP-dependent synthetase/ligase (identified by MetaGeneAnnotator; putative;~sequence version:1) produces the protein MNLTWMLEASARGCGDKPALVSDLGSMTYAELLAASKRAAAVLRERGVRPGDRVGVMTYNTPAFAVAAFGIWRAGAALVPVNHKLTAPELAYLAGHAKLRVAVVADDLAGRMREGAPEVDVLTTDDTGGGEFDRLVAEAPEWDGVEVGPDAVAQVLYTSGTTGAPKGCLHSHRGLSAVPAYTTAAAGLRREDRFLMAMPIWHASPLNNWFLSMIFLGGTVVLLKEYHPLRFLEAVRAHRVTAFFGAPIAYLAPLKTLPTAGVDLSGFGLSDVRLWAYGGAPLGAETVRALEAVYGEDRFCQVYGMSEMGPVGSVLHPHEQLVKAGSIGAGGMPGVDIRVVGDDGRDAGAGEIGELWLRSGTRMLGYLDDPEATERAFEGDWYKSGDLARVDEDGYLFIVGRSKDVVITGGENVYAPEVEEAILQHPAIRDAAVVGRPHRDWGETVVAVVEAESAVTVEELRDFLAGRLAKYKIPRDLVTVAALPRTPSGKVQKHVLRERVLTAGP
- a CDS encoding hypothetical protein (identified by MetaGeneAnnotator; putative;~predicted protein [Streptomyces sp. AA4]); the encoded protein is MPADMMETWVAGWAVSRRTPPPVAQPWGYYIEVAGNPAEVGRHVLPVTGESLVRDAAAAVTVPRTWMKMPAEPGGVEPWLSPGWVVAWEETGHLMAADLTVTALRPPEGYGVTVEYLEGVIHARVSDAAGRPAAQGQAALLGETAVMDRVVTDEAHRRRGLGGLVMRTLADEAVARGAGTGVLGATDPGRALYETLGWKKHATIAECVYRP
- a CDS encoding hypothetical protein (identified by MetaGeneAnnotator; putative;~sequence version:1); protein product: MTTPAATSASTVPVAPAAAETAPQVVPSVHRRALLTWMAVYPAITVAFLILGPYTADLPLALRTLVMTAVVVPAVVYFLVPALLKVNHKASVALGAGRKGAA